The Trichosurus vulpecula isolate mTriVul1 chromosome 4, mTriVul1.pri, whole genome shotgun sequence genome contains a region encoding:
- the LOC118847236 gene encoding cytochrome c oxidase subunit 6A1, mitochondrial-like — MAVTASGGLLAQLGQVHATARRSFASSAHTEEGSGRLWRNLTFFVALAGVAVSMLKAYLKSWEHHERPDFVPYAHLRILTKPFPSGDGNHTLFHNHHFNPLPTRYEEEERKLGPH; from the coding sequence ATGGCTGTGACGGCTAGCGGTGGGTTACTGGCGCAGCTGGGCCAGGTCCACGCCACGGCAAGGCGGTCGTTCGCCAGCAGCGCCCACACCGAGGAGGGCTCGGGCCGCTTGTGGAGGAATCTGACCTTCTTCGTGGCGCTCGCGGGGGTGGCGGTCAGCATGCTCAAAGCCTACCTGAAGTCGTGGGAGCATCATGAGCGGCCCGATTTCGTCCCCTACGCCCACCTCCGCATCCTGACCAAGCCCTTCCCATCGGGAGATGGAAACCACACTCTGTTTCATAACCATCACTTCAATCCTCTCCCAACTAGgtatgaggaggaggaaaggaaacttGGACCACACTAA